From Vanrija pseudolonga chromosome 1, complete sequence, a single genomic window includes:
- the pob1 gene encoding Protein pob1: MAVFVTAIHTFVAEHGDELEFSAGEKIEVLEKDDAFGDGWWKGRNTKGEEGLFPATYISDDPEDAVAAAASADADDKHDGHADGPIPVPASPKNNDKQRIVTPEPEKPSITSSNGLLASPFAAVPDHSNDARGPTIRNSLLDVTGVPSSALPVSKGGHNVMGSTIGEVQEAIDTIATPKGVQLKDPQEKAVAAIAEKDEDDDEADGPIGIASDTRARLAEQAKLANEERDRQRESGPVADLIYSDESDDDEPVHHTHPIGGAHTLNGHSQSVTPTIVEHPDDAEISPPSTVKHSEPVVPTPVQLSDKALSSVVSAPAVEPSVVPDTTAVSKSADSTTTGSHFGIGAGALAAGAAATTGAAAFAASHLASTRGQDSPSSTLTTPHAPPPPVGEPPVVASPSTRTSSLHATNSPIIPPAPLGAAVPASYTPPPPEPAQLQPSAIPATPPVAAPIASTTSSAAATPKDGTVHRAPAKPPATWTVEEVVEWAKSKSFDQFVCDKFIEHDISGDVLLELDANLLKELDIPQFGKRVRIAQAITELRRPQSVASSSHPSPHPNNDHSSHTSSQGSRNYTAPPSSFAQPYATPPMSQSSDDTPHSAWSHGRKVSMTPTTQPIDEVRAIEPAVVQRVNVNGTNGNGPIVNGTPAAATNGHTQSRSTSSIPASPATGSSATLKDGLGLAKRESTGSLTHKRNKGSIDKTDRLSFFGRNRKPPPAGSGPLSPVGSDRSGSRLGFSHSKPATTTIAAAAPERRISSSTSGNAEPVGAALRQIGKPDKVGYLKKRGERYNTWKPRYFVLKGSHLYYLKSESEDRVKGHIDLKGHRIIVDESANPGNYGFRLVGPGNEKPHYFSSSDQGELRDWMKALMKATIARDYSVPVTSSCNIPTIPLAEAQALQPRPPSPAQRDAAQRANRRENVNQLTPRDASVLMSLDTTGSTRRATSGLMPTPSRPSRDTRRASTAERSAGRPSIGSYYPPEDEHQAELLTWVNKTLPPQYPRAAQFPNSFISGEVIFLLVKHLSGIEPKPPVPSSAFAPDPTGLPNVEGLFAMMDCVIDAGIDSAGVSLNDVRAGDATAITNLLDSVRGWARTKGVA; this comes from the exons ATGGCAGTCTTTGTCACAGCCATCCACACTttcgtcgccgagcacggggacgagctcgagttcTCGGCCGGCGAAAAGATCGAGGTCCTTGAAAAGGACGACGCTTTTGGAGACGGATGGTGGAAG GGTCGCAACACCAAGGGAGAGGAAGGTCTCTTCCCGGCTACCTACATCTCTGATGATCCAGAGGatgcagtagcagcagcagcgtcggccgatgccgacgacaagcacgATGGGCATGCCGATGGACCCATCCCTGTCCCCGCCTCGCCAAAGAACAATGACAAGCAGCGCATTGTCACGCCAGAGCCCGAGAAGCCAAGTATCACTTCCAGCAACGGCCTGCTCGCATCGCCGTTTGCTGCCGTACCCGACCACAGCAACGATGCTCGCGGCCCAACCATCAGAAACAGCCTGTTGGATGTGACTGGCGTTCCCTCGTCGGCCCTCCCTGTTTCCAAGGGCGGCCACAATGTCATGGGCAGCACCATCGGTGAGGTCCAAGAGGCAATCGACACAATCGCTACCCCTAAGGGCGTCCAGCTCAAGGACCCTCAGGAGAAGGCGGTCGCTGCCATcgccgagaaggacgaggacgacgacgaggccgacggccCTATTGGTATCGCCTCGGACACAcgtgcccgcctcgccgagcaggcgaagctcgccaacgaggagCGTGACAGACAACGCGAGAGCGGacccgtcgccgacctcatcTACTCGGACGAGAgtgacgatgacgagccTGTCCATCACACGCACCCTATTGGGGGAGCCCACACCCTGAATGGACACTCCCAGTCCGTCACTCCGACCATCGTCGAGCACCCTGATGACGCCGAAatctcgccgccgtcaacaGTGAAGCATTCGGAGCCCGTCGTCCCCACACCAGTGCAGCTCTCGGACAAGGCTCTGTCGTCTGTCGTTTCAGCACCGGCAGTGGAGCCTTCGGTGGTGCCTGACACTACGGCAGTCTCAAAGTCTGCTGACTCGACGACCACTGGCTCCCATTTCGGCATTGGTGCTGGCGCCCTTGCCGCTGGTGCGGCTGCGACGACTGGCGCTGCTGCATTCGCAGCATCGCACCTCGCGTCCACTCGTGGGCAGGACTCTCCTTCGTCCACCCTCACTACCCCCCAtgcccctcccccgcccgtgGGCGAGCCCCCTGTTGTCGCGTCGCCTTCGAcccgcacctcgtcgctccACGCTACAAACTCGCCCATCATTCCCCCGGCTCCGCTTGGCGCCGCTGTGCCCGCCTCTTACACGCCTCCGCCCCCGGAGCCCGCCCAGCTGCAGCCCTCGGCCATTCCTGCCACTCCTCCCGTCGCTGCTCCGATcgcgtcgaccacgtcgtCTGCTGCGGCCACCCCCAAGGACGGCACCGTCCACCGCGCCCCGGCCAAGCCACCTGCCACCTGGACTGTTGAGGAGGTTGTCGAGTGGGCGAAGAGCAAGAGCTTCGACCAATTTGTCTGCGACAAGTTCATCGAGCACGACATTTCCGGCGAcgtccttctcgagctcgacgccaacttactcaaggagctcgacatTCCCCAGTTTGGCAAGCGTGTTCGTATCGCCCAGGCGATTACCGAGTTGCGGCGGCCCCAGTCGGTTGCCTCGTCCAGCCACCCCTCGCCGCACCCCAACAATGACCACAGCAGCCACACCAGCAGTCAGGGTTCGCGCAACTACACTGCTCCTCCGAGCTCGTTCGCCCAGCCGTATGCGACGCCGCCCATGTCGCAGTCGTCTGACGACACGCCGCACTCGGCCTGGTCGCACGGCCGCAAGGTCAGCATGACTCCAACCACTCAGCCCATTGACGAGGTTCGCGCCATCGAGCCTGCCGTTGTTCAGCGCGTCAACGTGAACGGCACCAACGGCAACGGTCCCATTGTCAACGGTACCCCAGCCGCTGCTACCAACGGCCACACCCAGTCGCGCTCCACATCCTCGATCCCCGCCAGCCCTGCCAccggcagctcggccacTCTCAAGGACGGTCTTGGCCTTGCCAAGCGCGAGTCGACTGGTTCCCTGACGCACAAGCGCAACAAGGGTAGCATCGACAAGACGGACCGTCTCAGCTTCTTTGGCCGCAACCGGAAGCCTCCTCCCGCCGGCTCGGGACCCCTGTCGCCTGTTGGTTCCGACCGCAGCGGTTCGCGTCTTGGCTTCTCGCACAGCAAGCCGGCTACTACGACgattgctgctgccgctccgGAGCGCCGCATctcgagcagcaccagcggGAATGCCGAGCCCGTCGGAGCTGCCCTTCGCCAGATTGGCAAGCCCGACAAGGTGGGCTACCTGAAGAAGCGTGGCGAGCGGTACAACACCTGGAAGCCGCGGTACTTTGTCCTCAAAGGCTCGCACCTGTACTACCTCaagagcgagagcgaggaccGCGTCAAGGGCCACATCGACCTCAAGGGTCACCGCATCATTGTCGACGAGAGCGCCAACCCGGGCAACTATGGcttccgcctcgtcggccccgGCAACGAAAAGCCCCACTacttctcgtcgtcggaccaGGGAGAGCTTCGTGACTGGATGAAGGCTCTGATGAAGGCGACCATTGCCCGCGACTACTCGGTGCCGGTCACCTCGTCTTGCAACATCCCCACAATCCCCCTTGCTGAGGCTCAGGCTCTCCAGCCCCGTCCGCCCAGCCCTGCTCAGCGAGACGCTGCTCAGCGCGCCAACCGCCGTGAGAACGTCAACCAGCTCACTCCCCGTGATGCTAGCGTGCTC ATGAGCTTAGATACCACGGGCAGCACACGGCGGGCCACGAGCGGCCTCATGCCCACGCCCTCGCGTCCCAGCAGAGACACTCGCCGAGCGTCCACTGCTGAGCGGAGTGCTGGCCGACCAAGC ATTGGCTCGTACTACCCTCCCGAGGATGAGCACCAGGCCGAGCTTCTCACCTGGGTCAACAAGACGTTGCCGCCCCAGTACCCCCGAGCTGCTCAGTTTCCAAACTCGTTCATTTCAGGTGAAGTCATCTTCCTACTCGTCAAGCACCTTTCGGGTATTGAGCCGAAGCCGCCCGTCCCATCCTCTGCTTTTGCCCCCGACCCAACTGGTCTGCCCAACGTCGAAGGCCTCTTTGCCATGATGGACTGTGTCATCGACGCGGGCATCGACAGCGCCGGCGTGAGCCTCAACGACGTGCGCGCTGGCGATGCCACTGCGATCACCAACCTTCTCGACAGCGTGCGCGGCTGGGCACGAACGAAGGGTGTGGCATAG
- the gmppA gene encoding Mannose-1-phosphate guanyltransferase alpha: MSVTKGVILVGGPSKGTRMRPLTLDCPKPLLPIAGKAMVWHPLAALAQVPGLTEVLLVGFYEDSVMAPFVREAQREFPNIKISYLPEYRSLGTAGGLYHFRDSILRAPVPQHIFICNIDIATSFPFAELLEVHNKHRGVGTIMGVPVKKEVATRYGSIVHDPETAQVLHYVEKPQGWISNTANGGVYLFDKALFDEIKDAMDEKTARAAEDPLVVLDENLQLEQDVIERLAAAKKLYVYESKDFWRQIKTAASAVTANSLYLQRFEKTHPDLLTKGPNITAPVYVHPTATIDPSAKVGPNVAIGPHVFLGEGARVVNAIILDNSTIDKHAVVVNAIVGSNSTLGQWARVDGEPEPETEVKGKISVSVLASDVQVLPETHVRSCIVLPNKSLSKNAANQVLL; encoded by the exons ATGTCTGTCACAAAGggcgtcatcctcgtcggcggcccgTCAAAGGGTACCCGTATGCGTCCCTTGACGCTCGACT GCCCCAagcccctcctccccatcgCTGGCAAG GCCATGGTGTGGCAtcccctcgcggcgctcgcccagGTGCCCGGCCTCACTGaggtgctgctcgtcggcttcTACGAGGACTCGGTCATGGCGCCGTTCGTTCGtgaggcgcagcgcgagtTCCCCAACATCAAGATCAG CTACCTCCCAGAGTACCGCTCGCTGGGCACCGCCGGTGGCCTGTACCACTTCCGCGACTCGATCCTGCGCGCGCCCGTCCCCCAGCACATCTTCATCTGCAACATTGACATTGCGACCAGCTTCCCCTttgccgagctgctcgaggtgcACAACAagcaccgcggcgtcggcaccatCATGGGCGTGCccgtcaagaaggaggtcGCGACCCGCTACGGTTCCATCGTGCACGACCCCGAGACGGCCCAGGTGCTCCACTACGTCGAGAAGCCCCAGGGCTGGATCTCCAACACGGCCAACGGTGGTGTTTACT TGTTCGACAAGGCCCTCTTTGACGAGATCAAGGATGCCATGGACGAGAAGACTGCCCGGGCAGC CGAGGAccccctcgtcgtgctcgacgagaacctccagctcgagcaggacgTGATTGAGCGCCTggcggccgccaagaagcTCTACGTCTACGAGAGCAAAGATTTCTGGCGCCAGATCAAGACTGCTGC ctcggccgtTACCGCCAACTCGCTCTACCTGCAGCGCTTTGAGAAGACGCACCCCGACCTCTTGACCAAGGGTCCCAACATCACCGCGCCAGTGTACGTGCACCCCACTGCGACGATCGACCCGAGCGCCAAGGTCGGCCCCAATGTGGCGATTGGCCCGcacgtcttcctcggcgagggagcGCGCGTCGTCAACGCCATCATCCTCGACAACAGCACAATCGAcaagcacgccgtcgtcgtcaacgccaTTGTCGGCTCCAACTCTACGCTCGGCCAGTGGgcccgcgtcgacggcgagcccgagcccgagaccGAGGTCAAGGGCAAGATCTCGGTATCCGTCCTCGCGTCCGACGTGCAGGTCCTCCCCGAGACGCACGTCCGCTCGTGCATCGTCCTCCCCAACAAGTCTCTCTCCAAGAATGCGGCCAACCAGGTCCTCCTCTAG
- the UXS1 gene encoding UDP-glucuronic acid decarboxylase 1 codes for MSTSTSTEKITEVGHNRFGFDSRIEVDTLRSLYLTPSYIKSGDKTTHVGAPHKDYGTESVYDKDSNKIQYTTFAKFPPVRLLPNSERKRILVTGGAGFVGSHLVDRLMLLGHEVTVLDNFFTGSRTTVSHWVGHPNFEMVRHDVVEPFLIEVDQIYHLACPASPPHYQYNAVKTIKTSFMGTLNMLGLAKRTKARFLITSTSEVYGDPEEHPQREDYWGHVNCIGPRACYDEGKRVAETLTYGYQRQDGVDVRVARIFNTFGPRMNPYDGRVVSNFILQALKGEDMTVYGDGSQTRSFQYVHDLVDGLILLMNGPETRPVNIGNGHEFTILEFAEAVRDIVEDIQKEQGVANPKRVNIIHKELPTNDPQRRRPDTTRAKETLEWQPRWAVRQGVEEMVRYYQSQIAQGNI; via the exons ATGTCTACTAGCACCAGCACT GAGAAGAtcaccgaggtcggccaCAACCGCTTCGGCTTTGACTCGCGTatcgaggtcgacacgctccgcTCGCTCTACCTC ACCCCCTCGTACATCAAGTCGGGTGACAAGACTACCCATGTCGGCGCCCCCCACAAGGACTACGGCACCGAGTCGGTCTACGACAAGGACTCGAACAAGATCCAGTACACCACCTTTGCCAAGTTCCCCCCCGTTCGCCTCCTCCCCAACTCTGAGCGCAAGCGTATCCTCGTCACTGGTGGTGCCGGTTTCGTCGGctcgcacctcgtcgaccgcctgaTGCTCCTCGGCCACGAGGTCACCGTCCTCGACAACTTCTTCACCGGCTCGCGCACCACTGTCTCGCACTGGGTCGGCCACCCCAACTTTGAGATGGTTCGCCACGACGTTGTCGAGCCCTTCctcatcgaggtcgaccagaTCTACCACCTTGCCTGCCCTGCCTCGCCCCCCCACTACCAGTACAACGCCGTCAAGACCATCAAGACGTCGTTCATGGGTACCCTCAACATGCTCGGTCTTGCCAAGCGTACCAAGGCCCGTTTCCTCatcacctcgacctcggaggTCTACGGTGACCCCGAGGAGCACCCCCAGCGCGAGGACTACTGGGGCCACGTCAACTGCATTGGCCCCCGCGCCTGctacgacgagggcaagcgtGTCGCCGAGACCCTTACCTACGGCTACCAGCGCCAGGACGGTGTCGACGTCCGTGTTGCCCGTATCTTCAACACCTTCGGCCCCCGCATGAACCCCTACGACGGCCGTGTCGTCTCCAACTTCATCCTCCAGGCCCTCAAGGGTGAGGACATGACCGTCTACGGCGACGGCTCGCAGACCCGTTCGTTCCAGTACGTtcacgacctcgtcgacggcctcatCCTCCTGATGAACGGCCCCGAGACCCGCCCCGTCAACATTGGCAACGGTCACGAGTTCACCATCCTCGAgttcgccgaggccgtccgcgacattgtcgaggacATCCAGAAGGAGCAGGGTGTTGCCAACCCCAAGCGCGTCAACATTATCCACAAGGAGCTCCCCACCAACGACCcccagcgtcgtcgccctgACACCACCCGTGCCAAGGAGACCCTCGAGTGGCAGCCCCGCTGGGCCGTCAGGCAAGGTGTTGAGGAGATGGTCCGCTACTACCAGTCGCAGATTGCCCAGGGCAACATCTAA